The Actinomadura sp. WMMB 499 genome includes a window with the following:
- a CDS encoding D-alanine--D-alanine ligase: MELGHVVVLAGGLSYEREVSLRSGRRVTEALRARGVPVEMRDADATLLDSLTDDPPDAVFPVLHGAVGEDGSIRDVLELLDVPYVGARPDACRVAWDKPTAKSIVRRAGLHTPDSVALPKEIFHDLGAASVLDRIVHRLGLPLFVKPARGGAALGASAVYEASGLSAAMVGCFAYGDAALVERHVSGTEIAVSVIERDGVPEALPPVEIVAPGGRYDYTARYDAGETEFVTPARLAPEVADRATAAALTAHRTLGLRDLSRTDLIVDEHGDVHFLEVDIAPGMTETSLLPRAVSAAGLDLGTVAQDLLLARLA, encoded by the coding sequence GTGGAACTCGGTCACGTCGTCGTCCTCGCCGGAGGGCTCTCCTACGAGCGCGAGGTCTCCCTGCGCTCCGGCCGCCGCGTCACGGAGGCCCTCCGGGCCCGGGGCGTCCCCGTCGAGATGCGCGACGCGGACGCCACCCTCCTCGACTCCCTGACCGACGACCCGCCCGACGCCGTCTTCCCCGTCCTCCACGGAGCCGTCGGCGAGGACGGTTCCATCCGCGACGTGCTCGAGCTCCTCGACGTCCCGTACGTCGGCGCCCGCCCCGACGCCTGCCGCGTCGCGTGGGACAAGCCCACCGCGAAGTCCATCGTCCGCCGCGCCGGGCTGCACACCCCCGACTCCGTCGCCCTGCCGAAGGAGATCTTCCACGACCTCGGCGCCGCGTCCGTCCTCGACCGCATCGTGCACCGCCTCGGGCTCCCGCTCTTCGTCAAGCCCGCCCGCGGCGGCGCCGCACTCGGCGCGTCCGCCGTGTACGAGGCGTCCGGTCTCTCCGCCGCCATGGTCGGCTGCTTCGCCTACGGCGACGCCGCACTCGTCGAACGCCACGTGTCCGGCACCGAGATCGCCGTCAGCGTCATCGAGCGGGACGGCGTCCCCGAGGCCCTCCCGCCCGTCGAGATCGTCGCCCCCGGCGGCCGGTACGACTACACCGCCCGCTACGACGCCGGCGAGACCGAGTTCGTCACCCCCGCCCGCCTCGCCCCCGAGGTCGCCGACCGCGCCACCGCCGCCGCCCTCACCGCCCACCGCACCCTCGGCCTCCGCGACCTCTCCCGCACCGACCTCATCGTGGACGAACACGGCGACGTCCACTTCCTCGAGGTCGACATCGCCCCCGGCATGACCGAGACCAGCCTCCTCCCCCGCGCCGTCTCCGCCGCCGGTCTCGACCTCGGCACCGTCGCCCAGGACCTCCTCCTGGCCCGCCTCGCCTGA
- a CDS encoding PLP-dependent aminotransferase family protein, which translates to MVPSEIRALFAMVARPEIVSLAGGAPYVSALPLDAVGGMIGDLVAGKGAEALQYGSAQGDELLREHICEVMSLEGVRGSADDVVVTVGAQQALDLITKIFIDPGDVILAEAPSYVGALGTFASYQADVVHVPMDDGGLAPAALRETLDRLRRDGRRVKFLYTVPTFQNPAGVTLTTARRAQILEICTEYDVLIVEDNPYGLLRFDGEPVRALRADDDRVIYLGSFSKTIASGLRVGWVLAPHAVRAKLVLAAESAILCPSNFSQLAVREYLATQPWREQIKDFRELYRERRDAMLDALAQQMPDGCTWTRPEGGFFVWLTLPEGLDSKAMSPRAIAERVAYVPGTGFYADGSGQRHMRLSYCFPEPDRIREGVRRLAGVIEGEIRMRDTFGETAPTGTGVHTPGPGIV; encoded by the coding sequence ATGGTCCCCTCCGAGATCCGCGCGCTGTTCGCCATGGTCGCCCGTCCCGAGATCGTCTCCCTCGCCGGCGGCGCCCCCTACGTGTCCGCGCTCCCCCTCGACGCCGTCGGCGGCATGATCGGCGACCTCGTCGCCGGGAAGGGCGCCGAGGCCCTCCAGTACGGCTCCGCCCAGGGCGACGAACTCCTCCGCGAGCACATCTGCGAGGTCATGTCCCTCGAAGGCGTCCGCGGTTCCGCCGACGACGTCGTCGTCACCGTCGGCGCCCAGCAGGCCCTCGACCTCATCACGAAGATCTTCATCGACCCGGGCGACGTCATCCTCGCCGAAGCCCCCTCCTACGTCGGCGCCCTCGGCACCTTCGCGTCCTACCAGGCCGACGTCGTGCACGTCCCGATGGACGACGGCGGGCTCGCCCCCGCCGCGCTCCGCGAGACCCTCGACCGCCTCCGCCGCGACGGCCGCCGCGTCAAGTTCCTCTACACCGTCCCGACGTTCCAGAACCCCGCGGGCGTCACCCTCACGACGGCCCGCCGCGCCCAGATCCTCGAGATCTGCACCGAGTACGACGTCCTCATCGTCGAGGACAACCCCTACGGTCTCCTCCGGTTCGACGGCGAACCCGTCCGCGCGCTCCGCGCCGACGACGACCGCGTGATCTACCTCGGGTCGTTCTCCAAGACCATCGCGTCCGGCCTCCGCGTCGGCTGGGTCCTCGCACCCCACGCCGTCCGCGCCAAGCTCGTCCTCGCCGCCGAGTCCGCGATCCTGTGCCCCTCGAACTTCTCCCAACTCGCCGTCCGCGAATACCTCGCGACCCAACCGTGGCGCGAGCAGATCAAGGACTTCCGCGAGCTCTACCGCGAACGCCGCGACGCCATGCTCGACGCCCTCGCGCAGCAGATGCCCGACGGTTGCACGTGGACCCGTCCCGAGGGTGGCTTCTTCGTCTGGCTCACCCTCCCCGAGGGCCTCGACTCCAAGGCGATGTCCCCCCGCGCCATCGCCGAACGCGTCGCGTACGTCCCGGGCACCGGCTTCTACGCCGACGGGAGCGGGCAGCGGCACATGCGCCTCTCGTACTGCTTCCCCGAACCCGACCGCATCCGCGAAGGCGTCCGGCGCCTCGCCGGGGTGATCGAAGGGGAGATCAGGATGCGGGACACTTTCGGAGAAACCGCCCCCACCGGCACCGGCGTCCACACCCCGGGGCCGGGCATCGTCTGA
- a CDS encoding GNAT family N-acetyltransferase, with the protein MSRRLVNITLDNLDDLPLRCRGCVFWELDPVTRERALESGDAGLEKEAWVSSTLLEWGSCGKIAYVDDVPAGFVLYAPPLYVPRSVAFPTSPVSADAVLLMTAHILPEFAGGGLGRMLVQGLAKDLTRRAVKAIEAFGDLKGEEGGCMVPADYLLSVGFKTVRPHHRYPRLRLELKSALSWREDVEVALERLLGSMGPEGVLRPV; encoded by the coding sequence ATGTCGCGCCGTCTCGTCAACATCACGCTGGACAATCTGGATGATCTGCCGTTGCGCTGCCGGGGATGCGTCTTCTGGGAGCTGGATCCGGTGACCCGGGAGCGGGCGCTGGAGAGCGGGGACGCCGGTCTGGAGAAGGAGGCGTGGGTCTCCTCGACGCTCCTGGAATGGGGCAGCTGCGGCAAGATCGCCTACGTGGACGACGTCCCGGCGGGGTTCGTGCTGTACGCGCCGCCGCTGTACGTGCCGCGGTCGGTGGCGTTCCCGACGAGCCCGGTGAGCGCGGACGCGGTGCTGCTGATGACGGCGCACATCCTGCCGGAGTTCGCGGGCGGCGGCCTCGGCCGGATGCTCGTGCAGGGCCTCGCGAAGGACCTGACGCGCCGGGCCGTGAAGGCGATCGAGGCGTTCGGCGACCTGAAGGGCGAGGAGGGCGGCTGCATGGTCCCCGCCGACTACTTGCTGTCGGTGGGGTTCAAGACGGTCCGCCCGCACCACCGGTACCCGAGGCTGCGGCTGGAGCTGAAGTCGGCCCTGTCGTGGCGTGAGGACGTCGAGGTGGCCCTGGAACGGCTCCTGGGCTCCATGGGACCGGAGGGTGTACTTCGTCCTGTTTAG
- the trxA gene encoding thioredoxin, whose product MKAVTDADFENEVLKNDKPVLVDFWAEWCGPCRMVAPILEEIAAEHGDSLEIVKLNIDENPQVPAKYGVMQIPTMNIYQGGEVVKQIMGAKPKAALLRDLAEFIGAKS is encoded by the coding sequence ATGAAAGCCGTGACCGACGCCGACTTCGAGAACGAGGTCCTGAAGAACGACAAGCCCGTCCTGGTCGACTTCTGGGCGGAATGGTGCGGTCCGTGCCGGATGGTCGCGCCGATCCTCGAGGAGATCGCCGCCGAGCACGGTGACAGCCTCGAGATCGTCAAGCTCAACATCGACGAGAACCCGCAGGTCCCCGCGAAGTACGGGGTCATGCAGATCCCGACGATGAACATCTACCAGGGCGGCGAGGTCGTCAAGCAGATCATGGGCGCCAAGCCGAAGGCCGCGCTGCTCCGCGACCTGGCGGAGTTCATCGGCGCCAAGTCCTGA
- the trxB gene encoding thioredoxin-disulfide reductase, which translates to MSDVRNVIIIGSGPAGYTAAVYAARGDLKPLVFEGSVTAGGALMNTTDVENFPGFPDGIMGPDLMDNLRKQAERFGAELIADDVTEVDLNADPKIVKVGDDEYRARTVIVATGSGYRELGLPDEQRLSGRGVSWCATCDGFFFREQDIAVVGGGDTAMEEAIFLTKFARSVTVVHRRDELRASKIMQDRAFANDKIKFRWDSEVTAIHGDDRVSGVSLRDTKTGEESRLDITGLFIAIGHDPRSELFAGQLETDPDGYLLVDAPTTKTKVPGVFACGDVVDHIYRQAVTAAGTGCSAAIDAEHWLQDRDAAETVPQA; encoded by the coding sequence GTGAGCGACGTCCGTAACGTCATCATCATCGGGTCCGGGCCCGCGGGCTACACGGCCGCCGTCTACGCGGCCCGCGGCGACCTGAAGCCGCTCGTGTTCGAAGGGTCGGTGACCGCCGGCGGCGCGCTGATGAACACCACCGACGTGGAGAACTTCCCCGGGTTCCCCGACGGGATCATGGGCCCCGACCTGATGGACAACCTGCGCAAGCAGGCGGAGCGGTTCGGTGCCGAGCTCATCGCCGACGACGTCACCGAGGTCGACCTGAACGCCGACCCGAAGATCGTCAAGGTCGGTGACGACGAGTACCGCGCCCGGACCGTGATCGTCGCGACCGGCTCCGGCTACCGCGAGCTGGGCCTGCCCGACGAGCAGCGGCTCTCCGGCCGCGGCGTGTCCTGGTGCGCGACCTGCGACGGCTTCTTCTTCCGCGAGCAGGACATCGCCGTCGTCGGCGGCGGCGACACCGCCATGGAGGAGGCGATCTTCCTCACCAAGTTCGCCCGCTCGGTGACCGTCGTCCACCGCCGGGACGAGCTGCGCGCGTCCAAGATCATGCAGGACCGGGCGTTCGCCAACGACAAGATCAAGTTCCGGTGGGACAGCGAGGTCACGGCCATCCACGGCGACGACCGCGTGAGCGGCGTGAGCCTGCGCGACACCAAGACCGGCGAGGAGAGCCGCCTCGACATCACCGGCCTGTTCATCGCGATCGGGCACGACCCGCGCAGCGAACTGTTCGCCGGGCAGCTCGAGACCGACCCGGACGGCTACCTGCTCGTCGACGCCCCCACCACCAAGACGAAGGTCCCCGGCGTGTTCGCGTGCGGGGACGTGGTCGACCACATCTACCGCCAAGCCGTCACCGCCGCGGGCACCGGCTGCTCGGCCGCCATCGACGCCGAGCACTGGCTCCAGGACCGCGACGCGGCCGAGACCGTCCCGCAGGCCTGA
- a CDS encoding dienelactone hydrolase family protein → MARILLLHSIYGLRPAVHGAADRFRAAGHDVHVPDLFDGRVAETVEEGGEIRAEIGRDELLRRAIAAAAPLTEPGGLVYAGFSLGAAVAQNLAFADERAGGLLLMHGTSDLPADASTEMPVQLHVADPDTFEPVDWLNAWYLRMRKAGADVEVFRYRGAGHLFTDPDLPDHDSEAAERAWAIALDFVASL, encoded by the coding sequence ATGGCACGCATTCTCCTCCTCCACTCGATATACGGGCTCCGCCCGGCCGTGCACGGTGCCGCGGACCGGTTCCGCGCCGCCGGGCACGACGTCCACGTCCCCGACCTGTTCGACGGGCGTGTCGCCGAGACGGTGGAGGAGGGCGGGGAGATCCGCGCGGAGATCGGACGGGACGAGCTGCTGCGGCGGGCGATCGCGGCGGCGGCGCCGCTGACGGAACCGGGCGGCCTCGTCTACGCGGGGTTCTCCCTCGGGGCGGCCGTCGCGCAGAACCTGGCGTTCGCCGACGAGCGGGCGGGCGGCCTGCTGCTGATGCACGGCACGTCCGATCTGCCCGCGGACGCGTCGACCGAGATGCCGGTGCAACTGCACGTCGCCGATCCGGACACGTTCGAGCCGGTCGACTGGCTGAACGCCTGGTACCTGCGGATGCGCAAGGCGGGCGCCGACGTGGAGGTGTTCCGGTACCGGGGCGCCGGTCACCTGTTCACCGATCCCGACCTGCCCGACCACGACTCCGAGGCCGCCGAACGGGCCTGGGCGATCGCCCTCGACTTCGTCGCGTCCCTCTGA
- a CDS encoding anti-sigma factor: MNPAHVDYEVLADLAEGLLEDDQAASVNAHLETCADCRDRSADLADVSRILAEAPVPSMPAELAERIDTALAAESLDNATVVSLEQRRGRRHWRILSAAAATVVVLGGAGLIGGITLDEMSGDHGQAAAPAHDPADTSSESGESTTSGGSGRPGAVPPTGDAESPGSQIMRAPSFSVVHSGTAYRAGTLTTQVDGLAGRAGEMPAAPPGDRLAGCVGGVTGGRAPDLVDEAKYEGEQATVIALRGEGSGAWNIWVVGPECTARNQHLLKRIDG, translated from the coding sequence GTGAACCCCGCACATGTGGACTACGAGGTCCTCGCCGACCTGGCCGAGGGACTGCTCGAAGACGACCAAGCCGCCTCCGTCAACGCGCACCTGGAAACCTGCGCCGACTGCCGGGACCGATCCGCCGATCTTGCGGACGTCTCCCGGATCCTGGCGGAGGCACCCGTCCCGTCCATGCCCGCCGAGCTGGCCGAGCGCATCGACACCGCCCTGGCGGCGGAGTCGCTCGACAACGCCACCGTGGTGAGCCTGGAGCAACGGCGTGGGAGGCGGCATTGGCGGATCCTGTCGGCGGCGGCCGCGACGGTCGTCGTGCTCGGCGGCGCCGGGCTGATCGGCGGCATCACCCTGGACGAGATGAGCGGCGACCACGGCCAGGCGGCCGCGCCCGCCCATGACCCGGCCGACACGTCGAGCGAGTCGGGCGAGTCGACCACTTCGGGCGGTTCGGGCCGGCCGGGCGCGGTACCGCCGACCGGGGACGCCGAGTCGCCGGGCTCGCAGATCATGCGGGCGCCGTCGTTCTCCGTCGTGCACAGCGGCACCGCCTACCGCGCGGGCACGCTGACCACCCAGGTCGACGGTCTCGCCGGGCGGGCCGGGGAAATGCCGGCCGCGCCGCCGGGCGACCGGCTGGCCGGCTGCGTCGGGGGCGTCACGGGCGGACGGGCGCCCGACCTGGTCGACGAGGCGAAGTACGAGGGCGAGCAGGCCACCGTGATCGCGCTGCGCGGCGAGGGGTCCGGAGCCTGGAACATCTGGGTCGTGGGCCCGGAGTGCACGGCCCGGAACCAGCACCTGCTCAAGCGCATCGACGGCTGA
- the sigM gene encoding RNA polymerase sigma factor SigM → MTSVSMRHVDEVPDKELLARHAQGDPHAFSMLVQRHRDRMWAVALRTVGDPEEAADALQDACLSAFRAAARFRGDAAVTTWLHRIVVNACLDRIRRKSVRPATPMGDDATFDAVAPKMPDPTDAHGVSLDVRTALLELPFEQRAALVLVDMMGYSVDDAARVLEVPPGTIKSRCARGRARLAPLLRHHRNRHDSKNVGGVEGGGMPK, encoded by the coding sequence ATGACGTCGGTGAGCATGCGTCACGTCGACGAGGTTCCCGACAAGGAGCTGCTGGCACGGCACGCGCAGGGAGACCCGCACGCGTTCTCCATGCTGGTGCAGCGGCACCGCGACCGGATGTGGGCGGTGGCGCTGCGCACCGTCGGCGACCCCGAGGAGGCCGCGGACGCCCTCCAGGACGCCTGCCTGTCGGCGTTCCGCGCCGCCGCACGGTTCCGCGGGGACGCCGCCGTCACCACCTGGCTGCACCGGATCGTCGTCAACGCGTGCCTCGACCGGATCCGCCGCAAGTCGGTCCGGCCCGCCACGCCCATGGGCGACGACGCGACCTTCGACGCCGTCGCGCCGAAGATGCCCGACCCCACCGACGCGCACGGCGTCTCGCTGGACGTCCGGACCGCGCTGCTCGAACTCCCGTTCGAGCAGCGCGCGGCGCTCGTCCTGGTCGACATGATGGGCTACTCGGTCGACGACGCGGCGCGCGTCCTGGAGGTCCCACCAGGGACGATCAAGAGCCGCTGCGCCCGGGGACGCGCGCGGCTCGCCCCGCTCCTTCGGCACCACCGGAACCGACACGACTCGAAAAACGTCGGAGGTGTGGAAGGAGGTGGCATGCCCAAGTGA
- a CDS encoding protein kinase family protein yields the protein MSTSMIEPGNRLAGRYRLEKRIKDSGGSTLWKAVDEILARAVAVRTFDPEFPRIAEVVTSARSASRLTDPRLTQVFDADDSGESAYVVSEWVVGETLENMLAKAPLEPGRAATLLYEAAEAMAAAHAAGLSHLCLAPGDLVWTTGGTVKLLGIATDAVLRDRTSEDPAAEDVRGLGRLLYAALTAHWPGPADAPGSSTVLPAAPASDGVPHPPRQVQAGISHGVDSIVCRCLGIEHAAGGEPIGTPAELVKALRGVPRTPLPLFAGLGNTQPPPRRPAPKPAAPPRQPHHTQQPNRADHGRRAPAPPPRRAPAPPPDATAQLPPRQHRHDVSQPTRPARHSSPGHRAPGGPGARKPGNRALMGIAAAALTVIVGVGAWALSSGGDDAKDGGGGSADPGQQTNNPAPSASALTPQGIAGAEKPIGDHPDTSIHKNVQTLIDGDPSGRWETQSYADVNFGRFTEGLGVTLDMGKSVSVSSVKVACPVSGGQLQVKVGNAPSVDGMRPVGRQTCNGGELTFTVNPAVSGQYVLAWFTELPPAGKPKGRLGEVTVYGN from the coding sequence TTGAGCACGTCGATGATCGAGCCCGGTAATCGTCTAGCCGGTCGCTACCGGCTTGAGAAGCGCATCAAGGACTCTGGCGGCTCCACCCTGTGGAAGGCCGTCGACGAGATCCTCGCGCGGGCCGTCGCGGTCCGCACCTTCGACCCCGAGTTCCCCCGGATCGCCGAGGTCGTCACGTCCGCCCGTTCCGCCAGCCGGCTCACCGATCCCCGGCTGACCCAGGTGTTCGACGCCGACGACAGCGGCGAGAGCGCCTACGTGGTCAGCGAGTGGGTCGTCGGGGAGACCCTGGAGAACATGCTGGCCAAGGCGCCGCTGGAGCCGGGCCGCGCCGCGACCCTGCTGTACGAGGCGGCCGAGGCGATGGCCGCGGCGCATGCCGCCGGGCTGTCGCACCTGTGCCTGGCGCCCGGCGACCTCGTCTGGACGACCGGCGGCACCGTCAAGCTGCTCGGCATCGCCACCGACGCCGTCCTGCGCGACCGCACCAGCGAGGACCCGGCCGCCGAGGACGTCCGCGGGCTCGGCCGGCTGCTCTACGCGGCGCTCACCGCGCACTGGCCCGGCCCCGCCGACGCCCCCGGCTCCTCGACCGTGCTGCCCGCGGCCCCCGCGTCCGACGGCGTCCCGCATCCGCCGCGCCAGGTGCAGGCGGGGATCTCGCACGGGGTCGACTCGATCGTCTGCCGCTGCCTCGGCATCGAGCACGCCGCGGGCGGCGAGCCGATCGGCACGCCCGCCGAACTGGTGAAGGCGCTGCGGGGCGTGCCGCGAACGCCGCTGCCGCTGTTCGCCGGGCTCGGGAACACGCAGCCGCCGCCCCGGCGGCCCGCACCGAAACCGGCGGCGCCGCCGCGGCAGCCGCACCACACGCAGCAGCCGAACCGCGCCGACCACGGCCGCCGCGCCCCGGCGCCCCCGCCGCGCCGGGCCCCGGCCCCGCCCCCGGACGCGACCGCGCAGCTGCCCCCGCGGCAGCACCGCCACGACGTCTCGCAGCCGACGCGGCCCGCGCGGCACTCCTCGCCCGGCCACCGGGCGCCCGGCGGCCCCGGTGCGCGCAAGCCCGGCAACCGCGCGCTCATGGGCATCGCCGCCGCCGCGCTCACCGTGATCGTCGGCGTCGGCGCGTGGGCGCTGTCGAGCGGCGGGGACGACGCGAAGGACGGCGGTGGCGGCAGCGCCGATCCGGGGCAGCAGACGAACAACCCCGCACCGTCCGCCAGCGCGCTGACGCCGCAGGGGATCGCGGGGGCCGAGAAGCCGATCGGCGATCATCCGGACACCTCGATCCACAAGAACGTCCAGACGCTGATCGACGGCGACCCGTCCGGCCGGTGGGAGACCCAGAGCTACGCGGACGTCAACTTCGGCCGGTTCACCGAGGGCCTCGGCGTGACGCTCGACATGGGCAAGTCCGTCAGCGTGTCCAGCGTGAAGGTCGCCTGCCCGGTGAGCGGCGGCCAGCTCCAGGTCAAGGTCGGTAACGCCCCGTCCGTGGACGGCATGCGGCCCGTCGGGCGGCAGACCTGCAACGGCGGCGAGCTGACGTTCACCGTGAACCCGGCGGTGTCCGGACAGTACGTCCTCGCGTGGTTCACCGAACTGCCGCCGGCCGGGAAGCCCAAGGGCCGCCTCGGCGAGGTCACCGTTTACGGAAATTGA
- the murJ gene encoding murein biosynthesis integral membrane protein MurJ has translation MPAIAEETAVDIPAQTIVDGPDLQGGAEPPGGSSGGSSGGSSGGILKSGAIMALGTLASRVTGFLRTAVIVAALGTGLLANAYNTANTIPNQIYDLLLGGILTSIIVPLLVRAKQRDRTYGEQYEQRVFTLAVLGLAALTLGSILLAPVFIDVLGGSFTGPQRDVAILFARFFLPQIFFYGVGAFAGAILNSRGSFGAPMWAPVLNNLVVIAIGGAFLAITAGPVDPDTISDDMLLLLSIGTTGGIVLQTLALWPSLRKVGFRWRPRLDFKKGELGEVASMAGWTLLYVALTQSALVVITRLTNMAGNTAVEEGLGEGYGYTPYFNAYQLFQLPYAIVGVSVITALLPRMSRFAAEGKTADVRAAFSGGLRLSSVIIMPAAALMLVLGPEITTVLFAHGNASADDARVIARIMQMFAIALVPFSTYQLMLRVFYAHGDTRTPALIGFVTVGCNIALAYTAYSVLDVTWIVVGIAAGLGLANVAGAATSWLVLRRRLGGMDGRRIVGGHLKLLAAVVPLAGFAYATHAVVDAVAGADSLPAALLVLAVGTAGGGALYLVTAKLLRVEEVQTMVSTFARRLPGR, from the coding sequence GTGCCGGCCATCGCGGAGGAGACGGCCGTCGACATCCCCGCGCAGACGATCGTGGACGGCCCGGACCTGCAGGGCGGCGCCGAGCCGCCCGGCGGTTCGTCGGGCGGTTCGTCGGGGGGATCGTCCGGCGGGATCCTGAAGTCCGGCGCGATCATGGCGCTGGGCACGCTGGCGTCCAGGGTCACCGGGTTCCTGCGGACGGCCGTGATCGTCGCGGCGCTCGGCACGGGCCTGCTGGCGAACGCCTACAACACCGCGAACACGATCCCGAACCAGATCTACGACCTGCTGCTCGGCGGCATCCTGACGAGCATCATCGTCCCGCTGCTGGTGCGTGCGAAGCAGCGCGACCGGACCTACGGCGAGCAGTACGAGCAGCGGGTGTTCACGCTCGCGGTGCTGGGCCTGGCCGCCCTGACGCTCGGGTCGATCCTGCTCGCGCCGGTGTTCATCGACGTGCTCGGGGGCAGCTTCACCGGACCCCAGCGCGACGTCGCGATCCTGTTCGCCCGGTTCTTCCTCCCGCAGATCTTCTTCTACGGGGTGGGGGCGTTCGCGGGCGCGATCCTGAACTCGCGCGGCAGCTTCGGCGCGCCGATGTGGGCGCCGGTGCTGAACAACCTGGTGGTCATCGCGATCGGCGGCGCGTTCCTGGCGATCACCGCGGGCCCGGTCGATCCGGACACGATCTCCGACGACATGCTGCTCCTGCTGTCGATCGGCACCACCGGCGGCATCGTCCTGCAGACGCTGGCGCTGTGGCCGTCGCTGCGCAAGGTCGGCTTCCGCTGGCGCCCCCGGCTGGACTTCAAGAAGGGGGAGCTGGGCGAGGTCGCGTCGATGGCCGGCTGGACGCTGCTGTACGTCGCGCTGACGCAGAGCGCGCTCGTCGTGATCACGCGGCTGACGAACATGGCGGGCAACACGGCGGTGGAGGAGGGACTCGGGGAGGGCTACGGGTACACGCCGTACTTCAACGCCTACCAGCTCTTCCAGCTCCCGTACGCGATCGTCGGCGTGTCGGTGATCACCGCGCTGCTGCCGCGGATGAGCCGGTTCGCGGCGGAGGGCAAGACGGCGGACGTGCGCGCCGCGTTCTCCGGCGGGCTGCGGCTCTCGTCGGTGATCATCATGCCCGCGGCGGCGCTGATGCTCGTGCTCGGCCCGGAGATCACCACGGTGCTGTTCGCGCACGGCAACGCCTCGGCGGACGACGCCCGGGTCATCGCGCGGATCATGCAGATGTTCGCGATCGCGCTCGTGCCGTTCTCGACCTACCAGCTGATGCTGCGGGTGTTCTACGCGCACGGCGACACGCGGACGCCCGCGCTGATCGGGTTCGTCACCGTCGGCTGCAACATCGCGCTGGCCTACACCGCCTACAGCGTCCTGGACGTGACGTGGATCGTGGTCGGCATCGCGGCCGGGCTCGGCCTCGCCAACGTGGCCGGTGCGGCGACGTCCTGGCTGGTGCTGCGCCGCAGGCTCGGCGGGATGGACGGGCGCCGCATCGTCGGCGGGCACCTGAAGCTGCTCGCGGCGGTGGTCCCGCTCGCGGGATTCGCGTACGCGACGCACGCCGTCGTGGACGCGGTGGCGGGCGCGGACTCGCTGCCCGCCGCGCTGCTCGTCCTGGCCGTCGGGACCGCGGGCGGCGGGGCGCTCTACCTGGTCACCGCCAAGCTCCTGCGCGTCGAGGAGGTGCAGACGATGGTCTCCACGTTCGCGCGGCGGCTACCGGGACGCTGA